A DNA window from Arachis duranensis cultivar V14167 chromosome 3, aradu.V14167.gnm2.J7QH, whole genome shotgun sequence contains the following coding sequences:
- the LOC107477087 gene encoding LOW QUALITY PROTEIN: dof zinc finger protein DOF2.4 (The sequence of the model RefSeq protein was modified relative to this genomic sequence to represent the inferred CDS: inserted 1 base in 1 codon), whose protein sequence is MVFSSIPVYVDPPNWQQQPNHHQANVNDNPHLLPPLPPQVQAGPVGGGGAIAGSIRPGSMADRARLAKIPPPEAALKCPXXXXXXXXXXXSQPRHFCKACRRYWTRGGALRNVPVGGGCRRNKKNKRSSSRSKSPPNNNNEKQQSSSAIPSNNIPPHELIGHQPPNLPFMASLQNHLSRYGVASNMGLSLTDHHHPQMGFVGNSASAIAASNGVVVDQWRLQQFPFLNGFDSNSSSAAVASSISYPNTFHHENDQGSSGLVDIAGNSRVNNQMQPPVKMEENGSRPTTTTTTNLNVSHHQYYSWNTDMSALAASSSTPHNLL, encoded by the exons ATGGTTTTCTCTTCTATTCCAGTCTATGTAGATCCTCCCAATTGGCAGCAG CAACCGAATCATCATCAAGCAAATGTCAATGATAATCCTCACTTACTTCCGCCGCTACCCCCACAGGTCCAGGCAGGACCTGTGGGAGGAGGTGGCGCAATTGCTGGCTCGATCAGACCTGGGTCAATGGCTGATCGAGCCAGGCTAGCAAAGATACCACCTCCAGAGGCTGCCCTCAAGTGTC CNNNNNNNNNNNNNNNNNNNNNNNNNNNNNTGTCTCAGCCCCGCCACTTCTGCAAGGCCTGTAGGCGTTACTGGACAAGAGGTGGTGCTCTGAGGAACGTTCCGGTGGGGGGTGGTTGCCGCCGtaacaagaagaacaagaggAGTAGTAGCCGCTCGAAATCTCCACCAAACAATAACAATGAAAAGCAACAATCTTCGAGTGCAATTCCTTCAAACAACATCCCTCCTCATGAGCTGATTGGTCATCAACCACCAAACCTTCCTTTCATGGCTTCTCTCCAGAATCATCTTAGCCGCTATGGAGTTGCTTCAAACATGGGTCTGAGCTTAACggatcatcatcatcctcagaTGGGGTTTGTTGGTAATTCTGCTTCTGCTATAGCTGCAAGTAATGGAGTAGTAGTGGATCAGTGGCGGCTGCAGCAGTTTCCGTTCTTAAACGGTTTTGattcgaattcttcttcagCTGCAGTAGCATCATCAATATCATACCCTAATACTTTTCATCATGAAAATGATCAAGGTTCTTCAGGCTTGGTTGACATAGCTGGAAATTCTAGGGTTAATAATCAGATGCAACCACCAGTGAAAATGGAAGAGAACGGATCAagaccaacaacaacaaccacaaccaaCTTGAATGTCTCTCATCATCAATACTATTCTTGGAACACTGATATGTCAGCtctagctgcttcttcttccacTCCTCATAATCTCTTATAA
- the LOC107476852 gene encoding U-box domain-containing protein 13 (The sequence of the model RefSeq protein was modified relative to this genomic sequence to represent the inferred CDS: added 77 bases not found in genome assembly) translates to MGEGQQDDGVVDILIDLVNEIRSISDFRPMLKKHFSNLARRLNLLTPFFQEISDFNPALLPPNTFNALLSLRDALQAARDFLSFAANCSKIFMVLERDQIMTKFYEVSARLEQSLAAVSCDQLDISDEVKEQVELVLAQFRRAKGRVDEPDTKLYEDVLSLYNNNTDVATNPDVFRQLAEKLELMGITDLTQESLALHEMVAVSGGDPAGRIEKMSMLLKKIKDYVQTENLVVYDTVGGKGHSSKTSKQVSNERNHQTPVIPDDFRCPVSLELMKDPVIVSTGQTYDRSSIEKWLEAGHGTCPKTQQSLTSTVLTPNYVLRSLIEQWCEANGMEPPRRPSNSEPSKSVSAYAPAERSKIETLLQRLTCGSPEERRTAAGEIRLLAKRNADNRVAIAEAGAIPLLVGLLSVPDSRTQENAVTALLNLSIYENNKGSIVSSGAIPGIVHVLKKGSMEARENAAATLFSLSVIDENKVTIGASGAIPPLVTLLSEGTQRGKKDAATALFNLCIYQGNKGKAIRAGAIPTLMKLVTEPNGSMVDEALAILAILSSHPDGKAAIGAAEAVPFLVQFIANGSPRNKENAAAVLVHLSSGDQQYLAQARELGVMDPLLDLAQNGTDRGKRKAAQLLERMSRFLEQQSQNELNHVAHTSIDNT, encoded by the exons ATGGGGGAGGGGCAGCAAGACGATGGAGTAGTCGACATCTTGATTGACTTGGTCAACGAGATTCGTTCCATCTCTGATTTCAGGCCTATGCTCAAGAAGCACTTTTCCAACTTAGCCAGAAGGCTCAATCTTCTCACCCCTTTCTTCCAAGAAATCAGCGACTTCAACCCTGCTCTTCTCCCTCCCAACACTTTCAATGCCCTGCTGAGCTTA GGACCAAATTATGACTAAGTTCTATGAGGTCTCGGCTAGGTTGGAGCAGTCTTTGGCGGCGGTTTCATGTGATCAACTCGACATTTCAGATGAAGTTAAGGAGCAG GTTGAGCTAGTTCTTGCTCAGTTCAGAAGAGCAAAAGGGAGGGTTGATGAACCTGATACCAAGTTGTATGAGGATGTGTTGTCCCTCTATAACAATAACACTGATGTAGCTACCAATCCAGATGTTTTTCGGCAGTTAGCAGAGAAGTTGGAATTGATGGGAATAACTGATCTCACACAAGAGTCACTTGCCCTGCACGAGATGGTGGCCGTAAGTGGTGGCGATCCGGCCGGACGCATTGAGAAGATGTCCATGCTATTGAAGAAGATAAAAGATTATGTTCAAACTGAAAATCTAGTTGTGTATGATACTGTAGGAGGAAAGGGCCATTCTTCAAAAACCAGCAAACAAGTCTCAAATGAAAGGAATCATCAGACGCCTGTTATCCCTGATGATTTTCGATGTCCTGTTTCTCTTGAATTGATGAAGGATCCTGTCATTGTTTCAACAGGACAG ACTTATGACCGTTCTTCTATTGAGAAGTGGTTAGAAGCAGGGCATGGTACATGCCCAAAAACACAGCAGAGCCTCACTAGTACCGTCCTCACACCCAACTATGTCTTGCGAAGCCTCATAGAACAATGGTGCGAAGCAAATGGCATGGAACCACCGAGACGACCAAGCAATTCCGAACCTAGTAAATCAGTGTCGGCTTATGCCCCGGCCGAACGAAGCAAGATTGAAACTCTTCTCCAAAGGCTGACTTGTGGCAGTCCAGAAGAGCGAAGAACAGCTGCAGGGGAGATCCGGCTTCTTGCAAAGCGCAATGCAGATAACCGTGTGGCCATTGCAGAAGCCGGTGCAATACCTCTCCTTGTTGGTCTCCTCTCTGTGCCTGATTCCCGCACTCAAGAGAATGCTGTTACCGCACTTCTGAATCTTTCTATATATGAAAACAACAAAGGAAGCATTGTATCTTCAGGGGCAATTCCAGGCATAGTTCATGTGCTCAAGAAGGGAAGCATGGAAGCTCGAGAAAATGCAGCAGCAACACTTTTCAGCCTATCAGTTATTGATGAAAACAAGGTTACAATTGGTGCTTCAGGAGCCATACCTCCATTAGTAACACTTCTAAGTGAGGGTACTCAGAGGGGTAAGAAAGATGCTGCAACAGCACTCTTTAATCTATGCATTTATCAAGGGAACAAGGGAAAGGCAATCAGGGCCGGTGCCATTCCCACATTGATGAAACTTGTAACAGAACCCAATGGAAGCATGGTGGATGAAGCGTTGGCCATTTTGGCAATATTGTCTAGCCATCCTGATGGAAAGGCTGCCATTGGTGCTGCAGAGGCAGTGCCCTTTTTGGTACAGTTTATTGCAAATGGTTCACCCAGGAACAAAGAAAATGCGGCTGCTGTCTTGGTTCATCTTTCTTCTGGAGATCAACAATATCTGGCTCAGGCCCGAGAGCTCGGCGTGATGGATCCTTTGTTGGATTTGGCTCAAAATGGCACAGATAGAGGAAAAAGGAAGGCAGCACAATTGCTAGAACGCATGAGCAGGTTCCTTGAGCAGCAGAGTCAAAATGAACTGAACCATGTTGCACATACCAGCATTGATAATACCTAA
- the LOC107476851 gene encoding putative E3 ubiquitin-protein ligase XBAT31 has product MGQGMSCRASGNEHGLFRAVQHGDIGTVSSLLQTHPTLMHHTTVYDRHSPLHIAAANGHFQILSRLLDGSVNPDVLNRQKQTPLMLAAMHGKIACVEKLLEAGANVLLFDTHYGRTCLHYAAYYGHSSCLKAILSAAQTSPVAASWGFARFVNIRDGRGATPLHLAARQRRAECVHILLNSGALVCAATGRYSCPGSTPLHLAARAGSLDCVRKLLAWGADRLQRDASGRIPHVVALKHKHGACAALLNPASAEPLVWPSPLKVISELNPEAKALLEQALMDANREREKNILKGSEYSLPSPSDSDGADDNISEMSETELCCICFEQVCTIEVQDCGHQMCAQCTLALCCHNKPNPVTASLTAPVCPFCRSTIARLAVIKIDYHDDFDPDSVEISCSKHSKSRKSWNFNECSSSSFNKGLPAAAVGSFGKVGSRSSGRVVAENEWVDNKQQ; this is encoded by the exons ATGGGTCAGGGGATGAGTTGCAGAGCTAGTGGCAATGAACATGGTCTCTTCCGTGCTGTTCAGCATGGCGACATTGGAACCGTTTCTTCTCTGCTTCAAACACACCCTACTCTCATGCACCACACCACTGTCTATGACCGCCACTCTCCCCTTCACATTGCTGCTGCCAATGGCCACTTTCAG ATTTTGTCTAGGCTTTTGGATGGATCTGTGAATCCAGATGTGTTGAATCGCCAAAAGCAG ACTCCACTTATGTTGGCAGCGATGCACGGCAAGATCGCCTGTGTGGAAAAGCTCCTTGAAGCTGGTGCTAAT gTGTTATTGTTTGATACTCATTATGGCAGAACATGCTTGCACTATGCTGCTTACTATGGTCATTCTTCTTGCCTCAAGGCAATTCTTTCTGCTGCTCAAACAAGTCCAGTGGCTGCATCTTG GGGGTTTGCACGGTTTGTGAATATTAGAGATGGTAGAGGTGCAACaccattgcacttagcagcgcGACAAAGACGAGCTGAATGTGTACATATTCTATTGAATAGTGGAGCTCTTGTTTGTGCTGCAACTGGAAGATACAG CTGTCCTGGTAGCACTCCTCTTCATCTGGCAGCTAGAGCAGGGTCCCTTGATTGTGTCCGGAAACTCTTGGCATGGGGTGCAGATCGTCTTCAGCGCGATGCATCTGG GCGAATACCTCATGTGGTTGCTCTGAAACACAAACATGGTGCATGTGCAGCATTGTTAAACCCTGCATCTGCAGAGCCTCTAGTTTGGCCATCACCCTTGAAGGTAATAAGTGAGCTTAATCCGGAGGCCAAAGCGCTATTAGAGCAGGCACTGATGGATGCAAACAGAGAAAGGGAGAAAAACATCTTGAAGGGAAGTGAGTACTCTCTTCCATCTCCTTCGGACTCTGATGGAGCAGATGATAATATCTCAGAG ATGAGTGAGACAGAATTGTGCTGCATATGCTTTGAGCAAGTTTGCACAATTGAAGTCCAAGATTGTGGCCACCAAATGTGTGCACAATGCACACTAGCACTCTGCTGCCACAATAAGCCGAACCCTGTCACGGCTTCGCTTACGGCACCAGTTTGCCCCTTCTGCCGAAGCACCATCGCCAGGCTGGCAGTTATCAAGATAGATTACCACGACGACTTTGATCCAGACAGTGTCGAAATTAGTTGTTCCAAGCACAGCAAGTCAAGGAAGTCCTGGAACTTCAATGAGTGCAGTAGCAGCAGCTTCAACAAGGGATTACCTGCCGCCGCAGTCGGTTCATTCGGAAAGGTGGGCAGCCGAAGCTCCGGAAGGGTTGTTGCTGAAAATGAGTGGGTTGATAACAAGCAACAGTGA